In Solanum lycopersicum chromosome 3, SLM_r2.1, the genomic stretch ttttcccttttttcgtGTTAATGCAAAATATGGTAGCATTGAAGCTTCTTCAAAAACCCCAGAAAGTAGAATGGAAATAATTGTGGCCTCCATAAATCTCTTTTACCATTGGCCAACATTTCATATAGAAACCAATTGAACACCCATCCTGGATCCCTATTTAAACACCCATCCTGGAACCCTATTTAGCTAATCCATGAAGCTGGTTTATTCTTTCAAATTTCAACTCAAAGAAGACGGTTtatttagaaggaaaaaaattaaaatgaagggATAGAGGAAGCAAaccataattcatcatataGTATCTTTCACAAGAGTGAAGAAGGAAACAATGAAGGGATAAGCAaacttgatttcttttttaGCTTTAATAGAGTTCCACTGATAAACGGAGAACCGCCTGAAATGCCCGAATCTTAATATTTCGAAGATCAATAAAATAGGAGGTTTCGTCATTATAGAACACGGAATTCAAGGGAAGcaatgataaataaatagaaaaggaaAGGAAGGAAATACAAAATAGAAGAGCAAAGTCATACAAAGTTATGTACAAATCACTACCCCATCTTTTGTATTTCCTTAATTGAATTTTGATTGATTAGGAAGAAGTTCCTTAAAAACCTTACCATATGTTTTTATTCAAGGTCTCGCTGACTTTAGTGAGGGGAATGTTGAGACTCATTGAGTACCGCTACTGGTGTACTGACGTTCTCTTTGTGGAACCTACATTGACCTATGTCAATATAGACGTAAGTTTCATAGATGAGCAGACTACGAGCTAGGTTGCTTTAATCCAAAAGTGGATTTGGTGAGCTCCGTCCTTGACCTtggatttcttttctttcagTTGGACATTTCATTCATTTCTCTAACATTTGTTTTGGGGATTAGCCAGGAAATCTGTGTCCTGTGCATTCCTCTTAGTACTCCAGTAGAGGTGTTTTTAGTTGGATTATCGTTGATCATGTTACTTGGGATTACTTCAACTACATTTCACTATTTATAGATTTCAAACGTTATTTCTATGATTTTAGGAATTTTTTGTATTGAAGTTTCTAACAAAGACTTGAGTCATTTGTTTTTATACATGTAGGGTATGTGGTATGAAGGTACAGGCTAGAAAAGTCAAGCCAGTCCGCTCGGTGAAGTAAGGCACCGAATGCCGGTCAAGGCTTTGTTTAGAGAATGGGTCGTGAGACAAACTCTCAGAAGAAACATCTAGATTAGTTGGAACTTGTTGCATAGTAAGTATGGAGGAGATAACACTAAATTTATTGGTAAGTGGTCAAAACCACCTACGCAAATGATGTAATGTTCAGCTGGGAAGAAAAGGAACATGCAGCACTTATGAGGTAGTTATTTCGCTTTTATTGGCGACTTTGGAAGGAAAGGACAAGACAACTTTGAAGGATTTTAGAGCACCATGAGTTTCTCATCAGCATAAAtgatatgttattattttatcgaGAACCATATTTCTTGTATATGTTTTACAGTTTTGTTTACCACATGTATAGAAATTGTTCGCTACATTAATAGGTTGTTAtagtaaaaaaacaaatttaccCTTTctttaacaacaacaatatgCACGGTGTAATTCCAGAAGTGGGATCCAGGGAGGGAGATGTGTATGCAATCTTACCCCTACGTTGTAAAGATAGAGAGGACGTAGCTGATAGACCCTTGGCTcaagttttgataattttaaaatcatcgCAGTAATCCTTAATGATGCAATTGAAAGTTAGGACTGATCTTATCAGTGTTTATCAAAGATTAGAGAATAAGAACTAAAAATTAGTTAAGCCATCAGGCGTTTCCAATATaagaattttttgtaattttttttatgacaaagaAACCCGCAaccgctaccctttgggtgcgcaAAGGGTAAAAcccccgctcctatgcaatagctcgcaaaccacatggGAGAGGTAACCCACATAAGGCAAGCCCGatgcgacgagctcgacccagaaggaTAGCCtcttgctttcgctggcaagggatttcaaacttgagacctccaacatggaagtcccaagcctAAAACCACAGGGCCACCCGAAGGGTAATCTAAGAATTAGAATTGAAATGACTCAAGTATGAAATCATACCTTGTGTATTTCAGATGGAATATATAAAAGgcatatgtatatttttatggaataatttaattataggTCTAAAGTGTATTTTAGGAAGCACAATATTATGTGAGTTGTAACGTATGCACTAGTGAATTAAACGTTACTCGGTATACAATAGTCAATATGACTTGAAGAAAAACTTGAAAATAACATTGAAAGTGATGAAGATGACGCCACAAAAGGGAAGTAATTCGTTCAACAACTTCGATTAAGAACATAAAGGTTAAAAAGTAAACATAACTGTAACTAATTAGACAAAAATCATCTTATAAGGTTCTATTGAGATGGTAATGTAGAGACATTTTTCTTGAATCGCATTGGGACatgtaaatgaaaaataacGCTAGCTCTTTGGCATGTTCTCTTTTCATCCATAGCATAGAATTAATGGTATGTTGCACAAGCATCCCGTATTAGCAGGGTTCGGGGAAGGGTCAAACCAACAAGGGGTGTAACTTAGATAACCTACCCTAATAACAAGCATTAGTGGTTGTTTCCACAACTCAAACATGAGACTTATAAGTCACACAAAGACAGCTTAATCAGTGCTTCAAAATTCCTCTTCCGGattaacattatattaataagcAATAAGAgcattgttattttaatttgtatttgaatTCAGTTCGACTTTTGCAATAGCAATGGAATAAATATGAAGATAATTTTTGTCGGGACTCATTGGTAATTTTGTATACATAATATggaaacaataaaaataaacatgataatatcCGTGACAAATAAACTCATCACAAGGGGTGTGATGTAGACAACCTACCCTAATGCAAGCATTAATGGATGCTTTTATGGCTCAAACCCGAGACATATAAGTCACATTGAAACAACTTTATTGGAGCTCCAAGGATCCCCTTTCCTATTAATATTTTACAtatgtaataaattaaaatcattgttatttttcatttgcTTTAGCTTGCGTTTGGACATGcgatatgaaatcatgatttcaCATCAACAATTGGACATGCAATTTGGGATCAAATCCCAAATTCTCCGAAAAAGTGAGTTGGGACTCCAAatcatgattttaaaaaattttaaatgtcaAACTTGACTCATAAGTTCAGATTTTGTAAATATATGACCTATCAGAAATTGTACATGCCATATGaaaagattatattaaagaatgatACTACTATTGTTGACTAATGGATATTTGTAAGATTGTGTGTGTTTGGAACCTTGTAATCACaaacaattatttataaaaagatcATGAAAATAAGTGATTTATCAATGCGGCGCCTTAGCATATATTTCGGCATCTTGTTTATGAGCTATGATTTGCTCATTTGGTAAGATTGTACAAGAATCGGAAAAATATTGATAGTTTCACAGCTTGTGAGGTTTTCatgtttaaaagaaaaatacaattaaaaaaattcaaattgcatgtccaaacaaaactttaattctaaatgatttaatttcaaataatgaGTTCATATGGCATGTCCAAATGAGCCCTTAGATTCAATTTGCCTTTATTACTTcgcaattgcagcgaaataaataataagacaATTTTGTTGGGATTCATGGCAATCTCCTACTAGATTcacataatatgaaaaataaaataaacgtGACAATACTGGGGGCAAATAGACTCACAtatgaaaacatcaatttagCATGACAATACACATGACAAATAGACTTGCGGCATCTACTATAAACTCCACAGAAGTTCCTCTCAAAATTGCTCAACTTAATCAGCTAAAACATCTTATTTTCTtccttaattatatgatttagtgATGGAAAAGAGGATTATTAGGAGGGGTAGGCAAAAGATTGAAATGAAGTTTATTTGAGTCAAAGGATGCACACACTATTACTTCCGCGAGAAGGAAAAAAACTTGTTCAAGAAAGCGAATGAGATTTCAACTCCTACTTGAGCAGAAGTTGTGTTATACTCTTTTCACAAAGTGGAAATTGTGGTCCTATGGCTCCACACCACACATACAGAAAAACTAATTGATAAATTCCTTGAATTGAAACTAAAGGATTGCCAGCGCGATCATGCCGATGTGGGCAAATCAAATGTCTTTGAGGCATTTGAAGATCTCCGTAAAGAATCACAAGCATTGGataaaagagagaaacaaagaatattaatttataagagaatGCACCCCAACTCAGAAATACCGTTAGATAAACACTGGTTGGAGACTTGGAGTAGTAGCTGGCAATCAAGCTACAATTGGACAAAGATACTAGAAATATTGTTTAGGCCGAGCTACTCAAGTTTTATCTTAAATGTTTCCCAGAGCCGGAAGAGGAGAAGAGTTCTTGAGCTCATAATTATCAGGGAGGTGAGGAACAGAATTAATTCTTGAATTTGGAATTGTGTTGGGGAAGAAATTTTACCAGCTATCGAGTCCTTTAATATGGTcacttattatttttgttattaagtTAATTGTTGCTACTCCACAGTCTGCAGTTGTCATCCATTTATCAGAAGTTTTAGACCATAAAAAAGAAGGCTGTGGAGTTTTTGTATTCTTAAGTCAACTTTTTCTGTTGCTTCATATTTAGTCTTTAATGATGCTTTGTGTTGTCTAGATTGATAAATCAATTGAAACCTTTTATTGAATTAGTGAACAATGTGAAAGTAATGGATCAAAGAAAACCATTATGCACTCATCAATGTTCTTTTCATGTTTCCATCTCCAGCGAGGTTGGTGCATTTACATTTAAATTTACATTATCCTTTCTTCATAGGAATGAAATACAATGCAAAGAACTCAGACAGAGGAGAAGAAAAAACCATTCTTACCCAGGAAATCCATCATGGTATAGTCGAGCTTGTTCCTCTCGACTTGATTCATCAATGGACCACCAACCAAGTAGCCTGCTTATTGAAAACACCAACACATACCAACCATTACTTAATTGCAGTTTCAAGAATCACTATTTATGTAACAGTTAAGAGTCATCGAGTTATCGCACAATTTTATGGTCCTTCATTTTGTATATCATGTTTTACCGAAACAAAACctttaataatttatgtatctCTTGTTAGTTCCTTGTGATTTTACCTGGAGCCATGATGCATAAATGCAAAGCAGTCACGTACTCTTGAAGAAATCACATGGTATTGTCCTACAGCAGCTCCACTTCGCAATAAAAGAACAGTTTTCTCAACAAATCTTAATGTCGCAAACAAGATGCCAGCTCCTTGCAATAGGAATATGGGTAAGAATATAACTGGAAGAGAAATGTGTTTTGCAGCAGCAGGTGTTCCCTAAAATTCAGAAGCATGAATTGTTAGAAACACATCGGAAGCATCTCCTCTGTCCAGTAGCAGGGCCATAATTATATCATAGAGTAACTTACCTCCAGGCGCATGCAGAGGAGGACTTGGAAAAGTATAATTGGAATTTTCATTATGTGACCACCGAGGTCTTGCAGCCCACATATTCTACTCTGGGGTTCTTCCTCTGAGGAAACCACTAAGCCACTATTCCAGTTAAGACGTCTGATAGTAGCAGATGAAGAACTAGCCCCAAGTGCATCAGAACTTCTATGAATTGCTGGGTTTGACCACTTAGTACAAACAAGAAATGCAAAGCACTCAGCAACACTGCCAAAACAGATGTTGATCTTTGTTAGTTCTAGCTGAAGCCACCAATCAGAAGGAGGATGACTAAGAGCATCACAAACAGGAGTTACCCAAAATTTACAAACAAATCCCACCAGCCCAGAGCGTTGAAAtctactaaaaaaaagaaatagtgtTAGCATAGGTATTAGAGACAGGGACAGGTAGCAAAAGACTTGCATACTATAAACAAAACAGTCAAAATGTTGGATAACATTTAGGCTTAATATAAAACTGCCCTTGAAGGAACACGAATAATAGGGTCTTCCAGTTCTCTATtccattttaatatttcatcGACCAATGAAATGGTCATAGACGGCGAATATACAGAGACCTCTTTAGGGCACATCCTGTCAGACCTAAAAGTTATCGCATAAAAAACATGCCGTTCTAAAATGCTGATCATTATTAATGTTTTGCTTTTCCTAGAGGATGTTTCTTCTATTCAGTATCCAGATATCAGTAAGGTATATgttctaatttttaaatgatgCAGGAAATATCTGGTGGATTCAAGACCATAACTGGccataattaaatgaatatcATGAACTAAAACGAGCATCTAAATCAGCAATATGTAACAAAGGATTTCACTTCGCTTAATGTTACAGGAAGTTTGTTAAATTGCCTACTGATATATGCATCAAATCATTCAACGATCCAATCGGATCATTTGTCGAGGCAGTTTATCCATACAATGACCCAGCATATTTGAAAGAAAGAGCAATACTAATGCCATAAAATGAAATGGTGCATGAGTTGAATGATACAATTATGAAAACAATACCAGATGAAGGAAGAACATATTTTATCTCAGGCAATGTATGTAAAGCAATCGTGACACTGATGATGAAGATTTGTTGTATCCAACAGAACTCTTGGACAACTTAAGATTCCCTGGCATCCTTAATTATGTCATACACTTAAAAAGTAGGTACTCCAGTTATGCTTCTCGGAAATCTAAACCCGTGAAGGCCTAGGCAATGGAGCAAGAATGATTGACGCATCTTGATAATTGGTCTGTCAGCGCAAATATCATTTATGGAAAGAACATTGGGTTCAATAGTAACAACTCTGAAAATTATAATGTCTCCCTAATGATTAAAAGTGGACCTCAAATATTTACCTTACTTCAGGCTTCTCCTTAAAAGAAGTGTTTAAGATGTCTTGATAATTCAGCAActaaacattgagaagactttGTACCATTCTGCTAAAAAATTATGGGTGCTTCATTCAGTTTCTTTTGTAACGTCACTTTCAGAGTGACCTTGGCCTGTATTTGGGTTTCTTTCAGTTTCTTCATTTACTCTATTTTTCTGATgacatttactttataattaaaCAGAGTAAATGAGGAATTGACATGGGcttctagaaaaactggcaataaaccataaaaaatacAACTTGTTTATTTTGCAAGCCCCTGCTTTCCCTCTAAACATGACTACTTTCCCTCTAAACATAACTAAGGACATGTTAAAATGTAATCCTATAACTCAAGGTACACACACATAATTCATCCACTCTTTGTCAAAATGAATGCATAAAACTTGCAGGAATCCCATCGTACAAAGAATAGATGATCTCTAGGTCAAGGAAAGAACATGAAGTGGAAATACTTTGGGCTGTACCCTTCAAAccaacaaaaatgaataaataaaatccaCAGAGAGTCAGAGGTACATACCACAGAACTTGAGAAGGGTGAACAATGTGGCAGCAACAAAGAAGACCATGGAGATTGCAACCCAAAAATGCTAGCAAGCATAAGATCGTCATTTAGTAAAGCCATCTTCTATATTCTCCACATTATTAAAAAACAAGAACAGCGGTTTAATAGCCATAACCAAATTATTTTCCAATAcgtatctttttatttttctttttgataattaatactAAGTtacttgtttcaaaccataaaaCTTTGCAATGACACACCATAAAATCATTCAATCACACCCTGATCAATTACAATATGCAGTCATTGATAACAGTCCTCCAACTCAGAAGGCATGACCAAGTTTAACTAGCTCACAGGTAAGCTCTTTGAACAAATCATTGTATTAAATTGGAGAACAAACACTCTCGGTCTCAAGAAAAGAGTACTATAGtgactttcttttttattattccaAAATGGAACCCACTTTTCTAAAAATTGCATATTTAAATATGGTTAAATGGTCAAAAGGATTAATactgtactttttttttatcttcgaAAGATACTTTTTTTATGAGAATACgattgttcttatttttttatttttttggatcaagaaaaataaagacgGAAGATTTAAGAAATGGTCCCCCATGTTCCTGGACATTTTCTAAACAACTCACATCTAAGTCTTCTCATGTAATCATTGGGGTAGACTGTAGAAGGGAAAGTTTGATATATGAAAAAGTAGAGTAGCTAATGAATAAACTTTGAAACAATGTAGAAAAGTATTAATTCCAGTTCAAccaagaaaaaaagaacagaaTTAGTTTATAGTTTGAACTACAGGAGGGAATATTCTGCTTCAAAAGAAAGAAGTCAAGTCTTTTTTGCAATGAACAGAAGAGGATAGTACGCCACTTTTTGTGAAGAATTAACAAACTAAGGTATACAAATCTTCCGATCGCTTATTAAGTGTCGATAACTATTGAACGccttattttttataagataaTAGATTTCATAGAAGGCATAACTATTAACCGCCTTCTTATTTAACTTCTATAAGTTATATGATCATTATTGGATCAGAGAAACAGATCAAAGGTAAGTTATTCcggtatttattaaattaaaactcCACTATCTTAGTTTCTTCATTTCTGATCCTTGTAACTAAGTGATGAATAGTGCACTCTCATAGTTGATAGAAACCCCTAACACTTTTAGGCGTCAACAAGCAGGGAAAATAACAATGCAGTTACAGGTCAGTTATCCAATTTGTTAGATCTTAGCTAGATAAGTTTTTCACAGAAAAACACTTCTAATCTCACGAGACTTCACGTTATAGAGATCTTAGTTCTATATGCTTCAAAATTGATACTAAAGGTATTAAAACATAGGTTGGATTACTATGCCTAAGAGTACAGACACATCTCAAATGATTTCAACTATAGGTCGACCAGGATACATATCCTACACTAGAACAAATCAAATTATAAGATAAATTcacaaaatcaagaaattgaAAATCAGATAAGTACGAATTCCGCAATGAGAACCTAAACTATACTATTACTATATCACCAAGGACAAATAAATGAACTTACCGGAAGTGTTTCCCATAATAACTCATCATTCGAGCTTTCTTCATCTCCAGGTAATAATGCCTTACACATTCTGCCCcaaatgttaaaagttatttatcCATCAGTAAGACACGGATATAGACGAAAGGTGAATGTATAATCCAAATCCCATGATTGTTTTATAAGTAAATATAAGCGAGTGTATTACAATTTCCATTCCATTATTAGTTATCCTTATTTTCATTACTTCCCATACAGCAGGTCATGCACAAAAATTTAACAGCTAATATTGCAGAAAGGGACTAAAAGGCAAGAAATATTCGAAGTGACCAATATGTTGAACAAATGACATAGTTCTACTTGGAGGCCCAAGCAATGTTAACACTAACCCTATCAGAGGGCAAATAGTTCACTTTTGAAGCCTTTATGGTATGATTTTCTAAAATACCTTTAGAAATGAATGCTTATCTGTACACACAAATATATCAATGAAAAGCTATAAACAAAACTAGGTCCTAAGAGGAACGGCATTTTGGAGATTCTTTTAAGAATTCTAGCACTACAAGAACCACTAGATTGTTTTCTCATTGTAAAGCAATCAAACAAATTAGtcaaaatcacaaaaaacaTGTCAGCAGTACCTGAAATTGTCAACGAGAATAGTTATTTCAAATGCTAACAAGGGAAGAAAGACAAATTTCAAATTCACAGCCGCTGAATGGTAGACTGCAGAAAAACACAAGAAAAGAAGAGTAAGTAAAGGACAATTCTGGTTAACAAATTAATAGGAACCAAGACGCACCATGAATTAGTACTTAGTAACATAAAACCGAGAAACAGAAAACTTGAGGAATCATATAAAAAAGGACTGTGGAGTTTTTCTTTCTTACCATATATGCTCTCAAGATATATACAGAGAAGTAGTTCAAATGCAACAAGCAAAGGTGTCGCAACAACAGCATGACATGGAGCCCACTATCCACATGGAGGCAACACCCACAATAGATGGAATATAAAAGCAGAAGTGAAATTTGATCAGTAATTTTGTTTGGACagactttctttttcttatcaaaattttaaagaagtTAATGCATAAAGTCATACATGGCGATCATAGGGAATCGATGGAGCAGGCAGAGAGAATCTTCCTCGGGCAACAACTGCATGAAACACCCACACAGGGGAGAATACAACCCTGCATATCCAAGTCAAAGTCATGGTGAAAAACTTCTAAATCTAAACATGGTGAAAGGACAGAAGGGCACTATACTAGTAGTTCCTTTGTCTATAAAAACAGATCTTTCTGTCTCTAATGGAGGGTTATAAACAGGCATCAGTTATCTTTGTCCCCTACTCAGTAGTTTAGCTACATAAGCTCACGCGTGATCAGTTACACACCCTTTGCTCAAAAATTATAATGTGTATGTTGGttaaatattactttttatacatatttattaaacCACAAACACTCTTAGCAAAATTCACTGCCCCTACACCATAGATTGCATAACCCGATTTCAAGGAACAATGAACCTTGGGGTTAATCAGGTTAAAATCAACCAACAAACAATGAGAAGGGTGTTCATATTGACCACTCATATAAACCAAACTCAAGCTTATTTACTACCATATACAGACCCTTGTCATTCCTAGTTTTGTCACCCCTAACCGACCCATGAATAAATAAGTTTCCTAGACAAGATTACTCATAGTTTAAACTATCAACATCAGCATCCAAGGAAATAAACTACTAATGCTAACATTCAacaaaaaacaaacatattcattattcagaattcatcaattaaactcaaaaaaaaaaattgggggaAACAAAAAACTCACCACCAGGAGAAATCAGAATAGTGATCGAGCTTGACAACAAGCAAAACGGTGAAACACAAAAGCAAAAGGTGCGCTGAAAGCGCCTGAAAAGACTTTCCGACACTCCTCCAGCTCATTGTTGTTTTTCCGTCCTCACACTACTGATAACAGCTACTGCTCTGAAATTGAAACCACTTCGAGTAAAAATCAAGCTGTATATGAACTTGAAACTTGGGAATTGAAGGATTTTGAGTGAATCTGAAGAGAATATAATTAGGTTTTCGAAGGAAGAGGTGGAATTGAGAAGTATTAGAAGTGAGAGAGAGAAATGGCAGTTGCGGGAAGAGGAAGACAAATGGAAAGGCGAAGAATTATTTGTCGGACGCCATTAAAATAACGTCATAGCATTGATAATCTCGTCAGTcgaatcaaaaaaaaaaaaattaatttatatttcaaagAATTCAGTACAAGACAAAACCTTATCCTTACTGGTAATTCAGTCCATcaatcaattattttcttttataataatttcttctttaaatAAAGTTTGATCAAGTTTGGAGGGAAATATTTACTTGTAGTAATTGATcatgtaattaaaaataattattttatattaataggtaaataagtaaaattattttcttatttatttgcaTGTGAAAAAGGAAGAATAGTTGgggatattattttattgttgggaagaaaaaaaaatatgtgattatcacaaaaagaaaatacaattggttttattttttgtttttttataacaaataattttattattattattctcaaCAGTGCCTTCAATAGCCTATGGTCAAATTTgaacattttccttttaaataatACTAATTGCAAAGTGAATATTGACCAAACAcacatatttctttaatatCAATAAGTAATTCTGTAAAATACTATATTTGTCAAACATTTGCTTTTGTTTTCCAAAATTActccttaaaaaattatttgaatcaaaatactttttttcataataagtaaaattttgattaaatttgacTACTTGTAAGACCAAATGTTAGAGGATGCATTTATTCCTTGTGCGGGTAATTAATTAGTAGGCttcgttatttttattttattttttttcttcgtatgtcgaataagaaatataattttttttaaataaaataataaaataaaataagacaaaaaggAATCCTTTTTATTAACAATTCCAGCAAGGTGACGTATTTGGGCACTGTTCTAGCAACCGTTTTTGGTAGTATTGAAATTTAGAACTTACTGAACAATCCAAATCACTTAAAACACCATATCATAATGAGTCTCATATAACAACAGTAAGATTGTTTTTGTAACTAGGGGCGAGTATAATAcggtatttaaaaaaattgattttgtgaTTTCGATATTTTATACTAAAAGTAATACTTATGTCATTATCATATCAAGTTAACTCGGtatgatttgatatatttaattttaatttcaatattttacgATATGATATTCGgcaatcataatttattttatttcaacttgtatatatttatgactctcaatacaatttatttaacaaataattgTCCTTTACCAAGTATTCCGTGAAGATCAATACGATGATCAACATAAATATGAGCAATTGATCAAAAGCAAAAGTCTCAATGTCTATTTGGATTGACTTAATTTGGGTGCTTATAAGCCAACTGTAGttattaaacaattttaaagtaTTTGGGTGAAGCTAAAAAGTGTTTATAAGCACTTATTTTAAAGTcagaataacaaaaataagtcaaaagacATAAATTAGAAATCATAACTTATGACTTTTCATAAGCCAAAAGTCAATCTAAACAGGCCCTCAATCATTTTAGATCAACAACTACTTTTGTTAAATAATTTCACAAAAAGAACATTTTAGTGACACAATCGAGTAGTCATAAATGCaaa encodes the following:
- the LOC101259324 gene encoding uncharacterized protein isoform X1: MSWRSVGKSFQALSAHLLLLCFTVLLVVKLDHYSDFSWWVVFSPVWVFHAVVARGRFSLPAPSIPYDRHWAPCHAVVATPLLVAFELLLCIYLESIYVYHSAAVNLKFVFLPLLAFEITILVDNFRMCKALLPGDEESSNDELLWETLPHFWVAISMVFFVAATLFTLLKFCVDFNALGWWDLFVNFGVAECFAFLVCTKWSNPAIHRSSDALGASSSSATIRRLNWNSGLVVSSEEEPQSRICGLQDLGGHIMKIPIILFQVLLCMRLEGTPAAAKHISLPVIFLPIFLLQGAGILFATLRFVEKTVLLLRSGAAVGQYHVISSRVRDCFAFMHHGSRLLGWWSIDESSREEQARLYHDGFPGYSTFCGYPPEIVKKLPKKDLAEEVWRLQAALGEQAEITKLSQQEYERLQNEKVLCRICFEREISTVLLPCRHRVLCSSCCEKCDNCPICRVCINERLPVYDV
- the LOC101259324 gene encoding uncharacterized protein isoform X2, whose amino-acid sequence is MSWRSVGKSFQALSAHLLLLCFTVLLVVKLDHYSDFSWWVVFSPVWVFHAVVARGRFSLPAPSIPYDRHWAPCHAVVATPLLVAFELLLCIYLESIYVYHSAAVNLKFVFLPLLAFEITILVDNFRMCKALLPGDEESSNDELLWETLPHFWVAISMVFFVAATLFTLLKFCDFNALGWWDLFVNFGVAECFAFLVCTKWSNPAIHRSSDALGASSSSATIRRLNWNSGLVVSSEEEPQSRICGLQDLGGHIMKIPIILFQVLLCMRLEGTPAAAKHISLPVIFLPIFLLQGAGILFATLRFVEKTVLLLRSGAAVGQYHVISSRVRDCFAFMHHGSRLLGWWSIDESSREEQARLYHDGFPGYSTFCGYPPEIVKKLPKKDLAEEVWRLQAALGEQAEITKLSQQEYERLQNEKVLCRICFEREISTVLLPCRHRVLCSSCCEKCDNCPICRVCINERLPVYDV